A segment of the Mytilus trossulus isolate FHL-02 chromosome 12, PNRI_Mtr1.1.1.hap1, whole genome shotgun sequence genome:
TGTACTATGAatgctatatattttttttaatttatgatcaCACATTCTCTGTCGTTAACCTTGGATCTgagtaattaaaatttgaattattttaatgcTAAGGTTCATTGAGCAATATGGCGATCACAGCTTTAATggtaaaatgcataaaaaatcaatcttttacctataatatatttaaaactttaaaaagataacagatatttgataaataagacATGTAAGATGATAATGTTCGAATTTTTAAGATGTTATACATATCTTTTTATGCATCAAAATTATCGGACGATAAAGTATTGAAGGAAAAGCACTTGAAATCAcgatttctaaattttttttctaagattTTCTTCATTATTACTATATTTAGAACAGACAGcaacaataataaacaacatTGCACCGCGGGTAAATTATCaagttgtgattggtttaacgccGTCACGTGTTGATCCCATATGAAACCATTGAGggtaagtaaattttataaggggttcatgacgcgttgATGGTGACGTCATATATTAATGTTTTcgtgtttaattgtttattttgtaaccAAACGCAGCAGAACGTCCAGCGTGCGATACATTGATTATAcagttaactactgaccccatACCAACCAGAGGGGGTGAATATAATCTATAAAGGATTCAGTCTCTGGCCTTACCCCCTATGTGTTTTACttaccctctatggatccgtaggggatTAGTAGCAAACCATATAACTGGCAATATTCATCCAATAAAGGCAATACTTGTTCACCGAGTGTTCAAATATGTCAATATCAAATAATCAATATATGAGTATAGACGTTGAATgtcaatttatataatatttccaTTCAAACTTTAATATGGTAGACAGAAGATTTAAACAGCAACAATGATTATCAAACATCTACAATAAACAGGTTATAATTAaacttatttgtttattttttgttggatTAAGGGTATAGGATTGactgtatttttaaaaatgtttagtaCTTTTACTTATATCTCTAAAATAATGACAGAAGATactattatacatgtaattataacaATAGACATAAAGAAAAGAATTACCAACAATaaagaaaactataaaaaaaaagccgCCATAGTTATAACTGCCGCCAATGTATAATAATATCAAAAACGAGAATAAAGACATAACCTTCATATTCCTCAAACAAGATTAAATCGAAAACATCCAATTAGTACATGGGTAATTGTTATTCACCAAGATCTATAATCAATTATATCAACGTTTTCATAACGAATTTCTTTTCTTCTAGCAGTGTCTGCACGTGTCTTGTTTGAAACCCTACAAGTGTTTATAGTAATGTAAAGTCATTATATcacattttaataaatacattttaagtcGATTTTATCTTTACTTAATCTCTGGATGTCGgttaaacaatttgtattaaaGTACAGATGTGTTTTCAAATAGTTACGAAAcgggtttttttaattaaataatgtGATCAATACCAAATGAATTTAATGTGTTGTTCGAAACAGTTTATCCATCTAATTCATCTTATACAACCAATTTGTGGTGTTAATTAATTAATAGACTCCatctatcaattttaaatttgttcattGAAATATAACAGCGTTATACATTTACTACAAAACATTAGAGTCCTATCTTTAGCTTTACTATAGGAGACAATACCATGCTATTAACGTTTCGTAGGTTCGTTCTTTTCtttaaggattatgtacccttgtgttgcttcaatgctaaacatatggaagttttatagaaaatccacagtcTATATCCTTGTTctatcatatttggcaatttgatgaccgatatatataggattattgcatgaagtgctagcattgatttccttaaaacaggtttattaatgtagttattggttagaacaaataaaaatatggaccaaatcaaatcaaattaagtGACTCAACACGaggtattttgaaatttacaggTTGTATAGAACTTTTTGCAAAAGAATAAACACTATCTcatcatagaaaagcaagtgagtaatctatgtttcaaattttataacacaattctctgtattaaaggctgtggattttctataaaaatcttgatttatttgccacaaagtactctttttctatcaaatgcaatgcaacagtaaataataatgctttgcattaAGTTTCCCCCTAGTATATGTTCAAAATGGCctgtctctattattcattttatctgtagttttgatacaattgatgtttggaaaatttgtacaaaaatggctacagaagggtacataaaccttgaGGGAAAAACTCAAGACTTTTTTCAGATATCAATACCGAACAAATAATCTATCTCCCCGATACTAAATTGAAGTTCATTGAAGCAATGTAGCTTTGAGTAAAACACGCCGGTTCCTGCAATGAGAAAGAAATCGTGCAAATCATAAAGGAAGCGTTCGCGGATATCAATATATGACTGGCATTCcaacaaaacatgtaaaacagattcaattttaatttcatacgAAATAAAACAGCATTCATAGGACGACAGTTTATTCTTGTCAGAATCTTAAAACGAGATGCCCAACAATGatctaaatttgataaatatgattgttttgGTTTTGTAACATAAACTTAACGTTAATCAACAAGGCTTTGCATTTCTAGGATTGTGGACTTAAGCTTATTGCAATGAGGAACGcgtcaaatagacaacaattCGATCAAAGAGTAAATAGACAGCTGAATGCCGCGAATGGTTCTTcgacacagcgagaaaatccagCAGTCGAAGGCAGACTTTAGCTAGCCCCTTACAAAAATAGGTActatttcagtgaaaatgaacgtcatacttaTCTCCAAAATAtatgaatgttaaaatatgcaaatattaacTTATCATGATAAGACTTACAAACAAGATGATACATTTTCTCCAATACATTAAAGTGCTATGTTTAAGTTGCAAcaggataaaataaaattatattaacatttttaaaatagatttgttattatcttttagaaaaatactCACgactattttgtttattacttacGATGTCTATTTAGGTTCTCGTTGAACTATGAATGTTTCAAGCATTTTCCGTATGATTATAAATACAgttaaatatgacaaaaaaactcGAAATGTTGGTCAACTATATGGTTACGgtacatgtttatattgatGACATACAGACCATTTAGCTTTCAacgaaataataaaatcaataccaaccttaattaaatttgttatttcttgTTTCCCTTTTATTAATCAGATAAATCTATGATAGCTAAACCAGATGAGCTGATTAATGGACAGACACTTATTATGTGTAAGTATGACTGTCAATACAACAAGATTGATGTGTGGTCGAATAGTTAAGCCAACATATACGATAACATTCACCCACAAAAGaccaataaaattacaaaaaggacCTATAGACTATcgaatttaattatttaaatggCTGGACGTTTTggagtataaaaaaaaacaccttaacAATTCTGCACCCCTTTccaaagaaacaacaacaaacaaacaacaaaaacaaccaaaatcaaaagaaacaaacaacaaaaacaaccaaaaacaaaacaaacaacaaaaacaagcaaaaataaaacaatcaaaacaaagtttaaaaataaaacggttttataataaataaagaatatcaTACGGGTTTTTCTCACCCGTATCAACCCGAGACACAAATATTATCTTATTATCTTATTAAGAGCTTTGTTTAAGTTTAGGGAGATATCCAAATTGAGGTAGATGGGTGGGTTTGGTGTAGTAAATGATTTCTACTGCGGAATATATACTGATAAAGTGTTCTCTTTCCAAATGTCCAATTTGTGGACATTTATGAGCCAATCATTCACTTGCGAAAATTGACAATTCAACATAAAACAGAATACTTTAATCTGACGAAACAGTATAAGGACACAACTGCATTTACACAACAGAttactgttttaaaattttgattccAGTTATACTCAATGGCATCATGGTCTAGTTTCTGCATTGTTGATGGCTATGGGTTAATTATTTCAGAGCGTAGCTTTTGCATTTTAATTGAATACACTAAGTTAATAGATGCAAATTTAACGTAATGTATTTGCATGAATGAAACATGACtatctgtttatttaaataaataatctgCATTGATTACTCCAGCTCTTCAAGACGAATAAATTCGATTTCAAATTAGCTGAAGAGAAACGCCATtgatttttctgacaaaaactGTTTCATATTAAACCGTTGAACATTTTCAGTTCATAAACCAACGTTTGCTTTATTATTACGTTGTGCAATGGGAAGGTTTGcatttttaatcatgtttaaaaaaaaaaaaaactgatcataaataccaggattgtaatttatatttgctcaagacgcgcttttcgtctacaaaagactcatcattgacgctcgaatacaaaattgttaaaaaggccaaataaagtacgaagttgaagagcaataaggaccaaaaattcaaagttttgtaaattggAGCTGAGGTTATCTATACATAAGATAGAAAAGTCttagatttcaaaaattcatagttttgtGAATAGTTAATTTGTTGGACCATATCTGattcaatgataattcatttcAACACAGAGCTGCTGACTTCTGAGCTTGatataccctcggggaataaaAACTCCACAAGTGGTGTATCGTCCCAGTATAGTTGTTAATAAACTTATCACTAGTACcagaatttaaattttatatagttgcgccagacgtgcgttttcTACAAAAgagtgacgctcgaattaaaaaaatgtttttaggCCAAATAAAcgattaataaaataaaagcattggatatacatgtactaatagATGTTGtaattttggaaaataaacACCAGTCACCCACACAAGACAGATTTTATTTATAGGTCACAGCTAAGATAATTCTTAGAATGAGAGAAAACGCGTTTTATTATTATTGCCCAAATGTTCAAATTTGGAAGAAAGAAACGCTGTAATCTACATGTGTCATAATTGGAAAGATAAGGAAAATATACGacagaaatcatataaaataatgcTAATAATTGACTTTCTTTTCCTAAAGTTTGATGTAAAAGATACCTATGAAATGATTAAGAAAAATCAATCTATGAATAAAGAGATAAGAACTTCTtcattaatgaatttatttagtAATATAAGTTAAACAAACTGCAATATTCACGAGACAGATAGAAACGGAACAAGGAAACAGGATGTGCAGGGAAATACCCCAAGTTTGATTAACCAATTGTTGATTGGTTACCGTCTGGACATTTTGAATGAGAACGAGTTCATAACAAACACATTATGCAGGTTATGTTATGGTGGTCATCCATCCAGAATGGAGGTCGAGATTGCAACTGATAATTAGGACATATTATGAGGACCCAGAAAGGTTGCCTTACCACAGGTTACCTTTGAAGAACCATTAAACAGTTGTTGCATACCATTAAGTTCTCCAAATAATGAGAGCATGACACGTAACCTTCAAATAAAACCAGTAAACTGTAATCTTCACATGaaagatcaaacacattatTCTTGAAATTAAGGAGAAGGGtattaaaatacaactttttgttaaattgtagAAAAAGTACAACAATGAAtctataattgaaaaaaactacCTTCCTGTACTTatagctatcaaaggtaccagaattataatttagtacgccagacgcgcgtttcgtctacataagactcataagtCTACATCAGTGacaatcatatcaaaatatttataaatcctaaCAAGTAcaacgttgaagagcattgataatcgaaaattccaaaaagttgtgccaaatacggctaaggtaatctatgcctggaattaATAgtgtcaattaaaaatattatctgGGTTTAATATGTAGAAGTTTGATGACTGCTGAATGTTCATTCTTAAACACGTAGAGGATTAGGAGTGACgaattaattaaaaacattgtaGTTTCATATCATATTTGATTACTCTGTCTCTAAAACTAAAAACGGAAAATGTTGGATTTATGTAGTGTGTCTGTAAATGAATCCACCTGTAGGGAACACATACATATCGGaaagatttgaagaaaaatcTAAGAGAATTACATAAACGTGATAGGTTTAATGTCATGGATTACTTAATGAGTATACCATGAACTTTTAATGAAACATCAATATAACGTCAACTACTCATACAATATTGGTTACTTATTGTATTTGTCGTGCAAACTCAAATCACTGTTTGATGGAGATTAGAATTAAATTTATGTTAATGATTTCTAACTACTTTGCGTTTAAGTGTTTCACAGTAACATAGAATGGAAACTGGTGCGAGTATGGAGATAAAGAATATGTATATGGACAAATCAGAAACTGACGTTTTTATACCACAAAAACAACGAATGTGTTTCTTTAACTCTAATGATCTTTCAACAGAAAGAGGGCAACATTCTCAtatgttgaaaattatattgttaGCTATCATTCCAGTATTTGTTCTTTTGATTCAAAGTAGtatttacatttcaaatgaCAGCAAAGTAGTTTCACAACAAAAATCAGTTAgagacaatatttcatttagTGTGGAAATTGGATTACTTGTGCATTACTTACAGCTAGAAAGAGGTGCAACAGCTTTATATATAAGCTCAGGAGGTAGTAATTTAGTTTTAACAAGTTTGGAATCCAATCGTTTAAAAACAGATATTGCTCTAGATTCTTTGACAAAATGGATATCAGTAACATGTCCAACTCATTTCCTTACTCGCAAAGCGTATCAAGTGCGACTTCAGGACTATAGAAAAAAGCTCGAACCTACAAATACAACAATTAAAGCGGCTGTCGAATTCTATTCTAACGATAATGATGTTATGATTGATTGGGTTGGTTTAACAGTGAAAGATTCAGAAAGTGAGACCACATGGCAAGAATTAACAGCTTATCATATGTTACTGTTAAGCAAGGAACAGGCTGGGATAGAAAGAGCAGTAGGAAGTACGTTCTTTGCTAGAGGTAGGTATACTTATATTATGTTTGCGCCACATTCCTAACgcataaattatcattttgcTGTTTAGGTATACTATCAACATATTCTTTCTATCCATAATATTCACGAAATAAACGAttaactgaagaaaaaaaaatatattcagaaAGTAAgctttttgatttatgagtttgactgtccctctggtatcttttattttcgatttatgagtttgactgtccctctggtatctttcattttcgatttacgagtttgactgttgtccctctggtatctttcattttcgatttatgagtttgactgtcccgtGGTATCTTTCATTCCTCTTTTACAGTTAATATACTTACAAATGTAGTAAGAAAATCACTTATACTGTCATGtgtgttttaaaagaaatgtagAAGGTTTAAATTAGGCCTCAAACGTTaatctattgtttttgtttttatttcaataatatgTATCACTTCATCAGAACttgattgttttgattttttaaatgtaattataaaaaaaaacttcaaagtaCACATAACATTCAGAAAAGACTCATTGACAAAACATGTGTTTTCTCCTTTGTGTCAAAatcatattctaatatgacgttcttcATAAGCTTTGGGTAAAAAGCAATGTTCTAATTCAAATAGAACATGGGCTGCACGTGATTGACGTCAAAATTGAAATCGCAACGTCAAATGAATTTGAACAACGCCAGAGatcaaaatggacatttttgttggtgttgctCGATAGgagattaaataaaaacattcttaaagtaagttttaatgtttctgttctttttttattgataaactgctGATTTTCTATATCCTTTTTGGTTCATGAAATCAAAATTTCGACATTCTGAGCGTCGACTATAGGTCCGCTCCGAAGTGAAAAGGTTCAAatattcctattagaatcgatATAATTCTATCCTGCCATCAtcctctatgctcattttaacatgggtaggcataaTATTTGTAACCATTTAAAacctcgctaacgctcggtattaagatattaacaaatataatgccttaATAATATAAATAGCCCTGTTATAGTAATTGAccaatttcacttttttttcttgaaaataaaaaaaatccaattaatttctttaaaaaacgATATCAAATGCCTTTAGATGGAGCATGTTTTAGAATATCAATATAGTAtgcttttttataaacttttagtactcCTAGTTTGCCGCCATAATCGTGACTATCATGAAAACTGAACATACGATATATCtctaacaaatatatatatatgcagtaACTGTTCATTAACTTGTACAAGCATATAGAACGTATTTATCTCAGAGACAAGTGCCCGTAAAATTATGATAACATGaatcataaaaaatgtaacacataccATTTAGTAACATAAAGGGTAAATTGTGAATGATAACTATACACGAATTAATTCAACGATTAGAATGTTGGCTT
Coding sequences within it:
- the LOC134693590 gene encoding uncharacterized protein LOC134693590; amino-acid sequence: METGASMEIKNMYMDKSETDVFIPQKQRMCFFNSNDLSTERGQHSHMLKIILLAIIPVFVLLIQSSIYISNDSKVVSQQKSVRDNISFSVEIGLLVHYLQLERGATALYISSGGSNLVLTSLESNRLKTDIALDSLTKWISVTCPTHFLTRKAYQVRLQDYRKKLEPTNTTIKAAVEFYSNDNDVMIDWVGLTVKDSESETTWQELTAYHMLLLSKEQAGIERAVGSTFFARGSFSVEELLWYTEKKILGATYLERSMQYSTFVRTIIDDEYTNTHLSTELVIMREKIIANNSSLASVAAGILWFDNMTQYINILKDIQDGLAQNWMGYVITIVLAIRIAYA